From the Aspergillus puulaauensis MK2 DNA, chromosome 1, nearly complete sequence genome, the window TGAGGGGCGCTAGAGTTTCCATGCTTTCCAATGTTGCCCAGTCCGGGGAACGATACCCTATCCTCCTCAGCCCAGGGGTCTTCTGAGACCAGGGCAGGTGTAGACGCATTGCCGCCGAAAGGAAGGCCTTTCATACCGCGAGGTTCGCCTCGACCAAAGAGATGGTGCTTGCTGGGCTTGTTCTTAAGAAGCGCAAATGCATTCCCAGGTTTGGGACCAAAATCAGGGGTCTGGCGGCCAGAAACAGGGCTCGCCGCGCGACTTTCATCCGCAAAGTCCCGAAGCTTTTCCTGCACCCTTCGCCGCCGCTCGGCAAGCTCATTTTCAAactcttctcgctctttcTGCGTCTCTGTGCTTCCCTGGCGCCGGTGCTGGGCCGCAAGCTCATCCCGCCAATCGGGGATTGggggcggtggtggagcaatggtgggaggatgagatgctAGGTCGGGTTGAGGAAGTTCAATGGTGGATTCTCTGGGAGTATCATCGTCGTCTGTAGGGGGTGGGAATCGAGGGGAGGGTGGCGGCAAAATAGAAGACTTGTCACTGTCATGGCGAAGGTGCGTACGCACAAGACCACTGAGGCCCAGTCCCGCGGGTAGTGTGGGAGAGTCAGGTTTCTCAGGAGTGTCACTGGTCTGTTCAGGAGTGTGTTCAGTGTGCTCTGCGATAGGCTTTAGATCACCCAGGTCCGAGTATCGCACTTCTGGAAGGGGGCAGTTATTCTCGTCACCGGTTGGGGTTGAAGGCTTGGAAGGAGTCCTGGAACGAAATGCGGGGTGATCGTTGTGCATAGAGTAATCATCCCGAGATGGATAATATCCTTCGTCCTCAGTTTCGCTTGGGCTTGAGTTGTCGAAGAATGTGCCGATGTGCCCGGGCCTGGCAGGGGATGCATTTATGCTCTTTCCGGTAGACCGACTACCAGGACGTTGTGCCTCGCTGTAGTGAGAGGACGCTGCAGAACCAGGTCGTGATCGGTGACTTGCGTTCGAGAATCCCAGGGAGCGAGCGCTGACATCTTGGGGAGGTGCAGACGCAGGTACCGGTGCTGGAGATTGTTGCCGAGGAGGGGGCGTATTCCTTCCCTGGAACATCTGAAGCTGGCGGCGAGAGAACTGGTTTTCATCGTAGGCAGTGCGCGGTTTATTAAACATACCCATAGCAGTGGCTTTCCCACGGTCTCCTGGCTGCAAAGCGGCCATAAAAGTCACCTCTTCGTTTTCGCTAACTGGAGGGCTTAGGGGAAGCTGCGAGTGACCAGGAGGCCTTAGTTCAGGCTCAGCGAGCTGACGTGTCGGCGAAGTAGCAGACGACGGAGGACTAGTGGGACGAGATGCAGCTGGTGAGGGCTCAGCAATGGCCAGTTTCTGTAACCCATTGCGCAGGTTGGTGGCGCTCCGAGAATAGCTTCGGTTGAGTGCTGGAATTTCTGGAGTGCCTGCACGCTGGCGGTTCAAGCTTTCTAGTCGATGTAGAGCTGACGCTTGTTGGCTGTGAACCGACTGCTCCAATGCTTGGCCGTAAAGACGTCGTGTCCTGGCAGATCCGCGCTCTGAAGCCATCCCCGGGCCCGTTGGCTTTGGCAAGGCGACCGACTCTGAACTACTATAATGTGTCTGGGCAGGTGACGTTGCCATGTTCTGCTCATCCACAGATGTCGCAGCGGTCGATGTACGGCCACCAAGCGTTGGCCCAGACGCAGTGGATGAATATGTGGTTCGGTTGAAAGAGGACACGCTAGAGTGCGCATCTTCCGACTCGTGTGGAGAGTagacctcttctctctccgtTTCACTGAGCTTTGGTCGAAAGGTCGAGTGACCAATATCGTGTTCATAAACGGCCCGGCCAGAACGGCCAGTTCCGGAGGGAGCAATCTTATATACCTTTTGTCGTCCTCCGAACAAATTGTTTCCCTCCGTACGACGGCCGCGGCTCATTATGCTCCCTTTTTGTGATTgcgcatcatcatcgccagtaTACCCGTCGCTTCCCGATGCGTATGAACCTCGGCCCATGCTAAACGACGGCCGGCTGTGAGTGGAGACTTCATCAATATCGGGAAGTAGCGTGGGGTTATGGCCGAAAAGATTCAACCGTGAGGCGCGTTTAGGAAACAGTACACTGTCGTCGCTAGCCTTTCCAATCATGGATTCAGGATCGTCTTGTTCTCTCAACATGCTAAACCGCGCAGACAACTTGGGCATGAGCAAACTAGTGCGGAAATCATCTGTAGACGGCAACGCACTCGAAAGATCGAGGTCGGGCTTTGGCTcgggttcttcttttttgcctttcttcAGCATCCCCCCAAAAGTGGTGGCAgggggaggagtgggaggaaCACTGGTTTCAGTGATCACAATCTcatccttgatcttctccttcttctgcttctccttctgctctttcttcGACTTGCGGAAACGATTCATGATGACGGACGCCAATTTTTCCACCAGGGACTGTTACcgcgaaaaaaaaaatagaaacaGATCTCGACGACGCGCTCAATCCAGTCTTAGGAGTCAGAATAAACCGCTCAGGCGATATTGCAATGTCGATGCGACATAGGGGGGACCTACTGGGCGAAGATCGAAGATGACACAATAAAAGCACACAATCTGTGCAGAGCAGGGCAACGTGTATAGTAGATAAAAGATCCGAGGAGACACGAAAAGGAGAGCTCAAGAATTGACAGCGAATGCGAGCGTCAGATCATCCCCTGTGCAGACTGCGGAACCGGTCCGTGGCCAATCTGTTGTGCAGTGGATGCGACGTGTGGGACGATCAAAGTACCGGGGGGGGGCGATATGTATAGCAAACAACTCTTCCTTCAAGTCGAACTCAAGGGGTCTTAATTGGGTGATAAAATCGAtcgagcagctccagctggaTGAATTGAtggagggggttggtgggCAAGACACAGCCGGAATGTGGCTGCAGCGGCGACGACAGTAGCTATGGCGATTCGACAAGGAATGAACGGCAGTGGCACAGCTGGGGGCCAGTGCGGATGCAGAGAGGAAAGACCAAGTTGAGTTGAGATGGATAGTtgagagatggaggaaggggagaGAGAAATGAATGACAGAGCAATGAgctaagaaaaagaaactaAAAGACAGAGTGAGGAGAGGGAAGGATCTCGATCGAcgattaatttttattttgcaTGCAAACTCCGGCGTTCTCGCGAAGTGGAGGaaataagaaaaataataaaataataatcataataatcaaaatcaaaataaCAAAAGTCCAGACTCTTGTCAGCTCCGGCTGGTTTTTTGGGTCGCGGAGTCGATCGACATACGCACATTTACTTTGTGTCCACAAACAGGGCGTATTTCCTCTCTGGCCCCGACACTCGCTGAATCACCGCTCGATTCGCTGTCTGATCCTGCTGATGATGCGACAATATTAAGTCCCTTGGGAACTCCTTGGATCGACTTGACTCTCCAGTTCGCAGCACTCAGAGAACTCCTGTCCAAGCTCTGGGCAACCCTTACTGTGTGTAAACAAGATGTACGGATCCATGGATGAATACAGTGGTTACCGTACCGTACCATGGACAGGGGTGCTCGCGACCCTTGCAGACCCCACTAGCAGTCTCCGCCAATCAGCCTCGCGCAAATACCGGAATCATTTCGGTTATTCAGAGCGTCGGAACTAACCAGGACCACCCGGCGGACCAGAACTTCCTCGATCAATTCCCAACACAAAGCAACACAGGGCAGGCGCACGAACTGGGAAAGTCTCGGGGTGTCCTCCGTAGCCTTGGAGGGATGTTCAGTTGTTCGGTGACCTGGAACAACGCAATGATCTCATCAATACATCAATCACAATTCACACTGCTTGTGTCTCGTTTTCACTGCCCAAGTGGGCCAATGTAATCTCAGCCCTCGATAGTCCTGCATATCCGTCGAGTTTTCAGGTCGACAATCCTGAGTCCCGGCTCCTCAGACAGTCAGACTCAGTCGAGTCAGTCTTCCCCGTTGACTCCTCACTGGAGTACTGCATGCGGACCTTTTGCGAGGCGCATCAGCTGAGCCTTGTATGTGATCTATCTGGTCAACTCCCAGTGTTTCAACTTCCAGTGCATGCTATCTATTCGTTACGTCCACTTTTACGCCTCCCGTCCTCAGAATTGAGCAATCACTTCATTGGACAGAGGCTGCATACACACAATGCCACAGTGCAGAACCCGAGAGATGGAATGGCGGCACGGTCGTACTGTGCAATGTGCATCGCATGGCTGCAACGCGTCTTACTGCATCCCGCCAATTTGTCGGGTCCGATCAGGAtctctcaagtctcaacagAGTTTTCAGGAAATGACCGTGCGGCCCCGCGTCTTCCTCTAATCCAAGCTTCTTATGGTAAAAGCCCCAGGCCGGGTTTCCGGGAAGGCGGTTTAATTTCTAAGATTTGTTGACAGCCGTTGGGCTCTGACTCTTTGAGGCGCCGCAGCGCGTGGTAATGTGGGTATTACAGGCAGCGCGTAATACGAGAACGCAGTTCATAAACACGGTTGTGCCCCTGACTAGGCTGTATTGGGCTAAAGCCGGGGACCCTTCCCAAGAGGAGAACGACTCCTAATTGTATCACAATCAGACCAAGGGACAAGGTAATGTGATGCAGGGCCAGGCCTAAAGATTGGGAATGAAGAATCCTGAATCACGGAGCCAGATCCGCCGTTCATCAATCTTTTGGACGACCAGTCTGATCATCAGAACCAGCGTCCTGTAATATGCAGAACTCGATCTGAATCGGATCTAAACCCATGGTGGCGGAGCAGacccccttcatcttccattcGGAGAGCGGCAAGCCAAACAGCCGTTCTCCCTCAACTTCCGATCCTCAACTGAACACAGCCGGCGTTTCACCTTCCCACTGCCGGGATCCAACCAACGGCGCCCCGTCGAGGCTGGCCTCAGTGCCTCACCGTTGAATTCGGCATTGGGACTGAATCGACGATGGCTTCAGATTCTTCTAAACAGGCGCTAGAAGGTCGAAGAACCGTTGGTCTTGTGGTCGGGGCCACTTCGCTCGATCGGCCCGAACttgcctcttcctcgatctCACTTCGGGCATCAACAGGACACGCCCAACACAATGAAGCCTGGAATCCAAATGCAGAGGGTGATGCGACTGTATCGTTGCAATCATTGGAAGAGGTAGCTTGAACCTCATTGAATGACGTCGAGCTGTATTATTAATCGCTTTCACCCCGCATCACGCAACAGCTGCAACCTCAGAACTTCGCGCTGTCGCGCTCACTTACCCAAGACCAGAACTCAACTAATCTACCCAAGAATAACCTACAAGTCTTACAGCTCATTCCAGAACCAAAATGCAGGTCCTACTCCTTGGCGGCCACGGCAAAATCGCCCTACACctcacccccctcctcctcgcccggGCCTGGAACGTCACCAGCGTCATCCGCAACCCTGCCCACGAGTCTGAGATCCTCGCGCTCGCAAACTCGGAGAAGGCCAAAGGCAAACTCAATGTCTTAGTCTCAAGCCTCGACGAGGTCCAAACCCAAGCGGACGCAGCTAAGATCCTCAACGAAACAAACCCCGATTACGTAGTTTGGTCAGCCGGTTAGTTCCCCCACACCCCTTCGTTAAACTTTACCACACATCtaaaacaaaagcaaaacaaaacacaACATCGCAATTAAACAAAGTCAATAATGCTGTCAATCCTCTATTCTCGATACTGACAATGATCACATCTAGGCGCCGGCGGGAAAGGAGGCCCCACCCGCACCATCGCAGTCGACGAAACTGCCGCAAAGGCCTTCATCTCAGCGTCGTTCGCGCACCCGCGCGTGTCGAAATTCCTGCTCGTATCCTGGATCGGATCGCGCCGCAACAAGCCATCGTGGTTCTCTGACGCAGACTGGGCATCTTCGCAAAATACCTTCAACAATGTCCTCCCCACCTATGCGAAGGCTAAGCTCGAAGCGGACGAGTTCCTAACTGCACATGCGGCTGTGCGGGCCAAACAGGTAGCGAGCGGGAAGGCGAATGTGCTAGATGCGATTTGTTTGCGGCCCGGGACGTTGAGCGATGAGCCGGCGACCGGGAATGTGAATTTAGGGAAGATCGGATCACAGGGGAAGGTCCCGCGAGAGGATGTCGCAAGGGTGGCGGATGCCTTGTTGGCCCGGCAAGGAAGTAAGGGGTGGTATGACTTGCTGGGGGGTGAGGAAAATATCGGAGATGCAGTGGAGAGGGTTGTACGTGAGGGTGTCGATACTGTCGAAGGGGAAGATGTGGGTGCGATAGTTCAGCGGTTTGAGCTCGATGCTTAGACGTCGGTGAATTTAGACACTCCCTTTAAATGAAGTCATAAACGGCGAATATTGAATGACATCTATTCGAACCTATCGTTCAGTATTCAATAAACATTCCTGTCCAGGCGCTTATACGATGTATACgtcattatatatatttatatacgAGCAGAATATCAGTACACCCACaacttatatctaatatCCAATCTATCTTCATCAATCATAGCTTAGCCTTCGGCGCGACCGTCTCTTCCTGCgcgcgcttcttcaacatcctccgTAGAATCTTCCCGGACGCACTCTTCGGAATCTCCTCAACAAATCGCACACCACCACGCAGACGCTTGTGATGCGCAACCTTGCCCTCTAGCCATTTCACAATATTCGCACCCTCATCTGCGTCCGAAACACCAGATTCCTTGCTCTTGCCGCTCCGCACAACGTATGCAACGGGCACCTCGGTGCCGTGCTCGGCGCTCTCAACACCAATGACGGCAACGTCATCAACAGAGGCATTGTCAACGAGGATACCCTCCAGCTCAGCAGGGGCGACCTGGAATCCCTTGTACTTAATGAGTTCCTTGACACGATCCGTGATGTAGAAGTTGCCCTTGGGATCCTGGTAGCCGACATCACCGGTGCGGAACCAGCCATCGGGGGAGATCGAGTCTGCCGTCGCAGCCGGGTTGTTGTGGTATCCGAGGAAGATGTTAGGGCCACGCAGGTAGAGTTCTCCAACTTCGCCGGTAGCGACTTCAGCAGGGTTAGAGCCGTCTTCGGGCATGGTCATGTACCTGGCCTCCATGTTGGGGAGGAGTTTTCCGACGGAGCCGACGGAGGAGCGCCACTCAGACCAGGGTTGCGTGTGCGTGGTGGGACTGGTTTCGCTGAGCCCGTAACCCTGCTTGATGCCGACGCCGAGGCGGCTGTAGACGGCTTCGACGAGTTCTTGAGTGAGAGGGGCTGCGCCGGAGTTCATCATGCGGATGGTAGAGAGATCGTACTTCTCAACGATGGGGTGTTTGCCtaggaggaggacgacggGAGGGACTACGTAGCTGAATGTGATCTTGTAGTCCTGGACGTGCTGGCACCATTTCTCCAGATCAAACTTAGCCATGACGACTAGCTCGTAGCCCTGGTAGAGAGTTTGGTGGACGAGACATGTTAAGCCTATGCGATGGTATTAGCTTAGGGCTAATGGAAAGAGGGATCAGGGGACGTACCGTAAATATGGAAGAATGGAAGAAAGGCAAGTACACGGTCACCCTTATCGTCCGCGCCACCATTCCACTTGATATTACCCGCTTCGCCTGAAGCCAGCTGAAGGCTGTTGGCAACGATGTTGCGATGAGACAGCATAACACCCTTGGGGACACCAGTTGTTCCCGAAGAATAAACAAGGAAAGAGAGGTCCTTCTCCGGGTTGATCTTGCTGCGTCGGAAGCGAGTAGCGCCGGAAATGTTGCGGACGGAGGTGAAGTGCTTGGCCTTGGCCTCGGGGTCACGCTGGTCTCCAATCAGGATAATGTGGTCGTCTGGGATGCCGACCTGCTTTGCGGCTGCTCGCGCGACAGGCAGGACTGGTAATTGGGTGACAACGGCCTTTGCGCCGGAGTCTCTCAATTGAAATGCAAGTTCTTCCACGGTGTAAGCTGGGTTGGAGGGAGAAACAACGCCGCCTGCCCAGAGCGCGCCGTACATGACGACTGGGGTATCGATGCTGTTGGGGGTGTATAGAGCGAGGACATCGCCTTTGCGCCAATCATAGATGGACTTCAGGCCCTGGCCAAATGCGATCGCGGATTGCTTGACATCTTTGTAGGTGTATGACCGTCGAGTATCGGCATCGGTATAGATCACTGACAACGGTTAGCTAAACAATATAGTGGCGAAGATATTGGGAAGTCCCACCTTTATCATCGGGGAAGAGCTTATCTTTCCGCTCGAGAAGGAATGCCCACAAATCAATATTCGGGATCTCAACCGAAGGATATTGTGAGGAGACCGGCATTGTGGGGGGGGGTGAAGGATaggaggagtgggagttgAGAGAGATTTCAAGAATGCGGGGGCGGGGAAGGAATGCGACAAAGAGAGGCCGAAATGAAAAGAAAGATGTATGGAAGAGGAACCGCCAGGAACTCACCAGCAGGCTGGCTTGCTTCTAATAAGAGCTCCGGTTATAACCAGTGTCTGTCATGGCCACTCGGCCCTCGGCATGCAGTCACCTGACTGGACCCCGGATTGTCCAGTTGTTGTCTCTCACTGACAGCCTGCGCGGTGTGCATAAGTGATCGTCCCCCAGTCAAAAGACTTGGCGACATGGACTTTCAAAGTTGATCAGGACACGACTAAATCATCCTCTGATTTCATTTATATTCACGAAGTATATAAATTCACCGCAATCAAGCATAATCTGACCCATGACGACACTCCAAACCCCGCTCGGTATTCCGACCGTACAATCTCTACCGCAGTGGAACCAGCCGTGGAGTACACAGCCAACCGCACAGTGCACAATATGTGAATACTAATCAATAATGTACAATCAATGCTGTCATCTATCTCTATCTTATTCTACATCAGACTCGTTCGTCCTCCGACTTCTCGTCCCCCTTCTCCGTTCGGCATCTCGCCGTCGCGGCCCTCGACAAACTCCCGGTAGATCGCAAGTAGGCGCCTGCGCTCAGCTGAACTGAGCGAACTGCGCGTCGTATTCAAGGACCGCTCCATGTGTTCCCATCGAACTATAATCTCTTCACGAATCTCATCCGAGCCTTTCTCGTTGGGGTTGCTCGTTGCGTTGGTTGGGGCTGGGTTGGCGCCCCCTTGCTCTAGTTGCCTTTGACGGCGTCGTGCGTTTTTCAGCGCATCAAGCTTGGATGCCACCACTGCTGGTGCCGGCATTGCCGCAGACCCAGCCCGCTGTTCCAAATCGGAGTACAGGAATTGGATAAACGAACGACTGCTTGTGCTGGGAGCGGAGGTCTTTGCGGTTTTCGCGGCCGGCTTGTCACCTGTTCGGTCTCCTAGAGCATCATGCACCGCTTCGAGATGAGCGTTATAAACTACCGCCTGTAAATCAGCACCGGAGAATCCTGCTGTGCGCTCTGCTACCTCATCTAGTCGGGTTACCACCTCTTCGCTCATTAGAAGCTTCTTGCTAACGGCTTGGATGATATCAGCCCGGTCAGCATGGTTAGGCATATCACAAAGCAGCGACTTGTCCAGACGACCTGGACGGAGCAACGCAGGATCAATTAAATCCGGCCGCGATGTTGCTGCGAGAACGTAGACTCCCGATAGACCCTCGGCACCGTCCATTTGTGTGAGAAGCTGGTTGACCACTCGATCTGTAACTCCAGTAGAGTCATGCCCACGTTTGGGTGCGATACTGTCAAACtcatcgaagaagaggatacATGGTCGGGCAGCCTGTGCTCGTTCGAACAAATCTCGTACACTCTTTTCACTAGCACCGATGTATTTGTTGAGGATCTCTGGACCCTTAACGCTGATGAAATTGAGACCGCACTCGCCTGCCACAGCACTTGCCAGCATAGTTTTACCGCATCCAGGAAACCCGTAGAGTAGTAGACCGGACCGCAACCGCAATGGACACTGTGCGAAAATAGGAGCATATTTTGTGGGGTACTGCAAAGTCTCCAGCAGCATCTTGCGAGTCTCGTGCAGGCCACcaatggaggagaaagtTGTGGTGGATGAAGTGAGGGTCACATTGCGAAGCGACGCTGGGGTAAAGTCCTTGATGGCACTATCGAAATCTTTTAACCCGAGCGTGACTGCCTTTGAATCATCCGATGACTCGGTAACAGATCTAATGAGGGCTTCATTGCGTGCGCGGGCAACCAACAGGACCAAGTCCCCGGGCATAAACCCGTCGGTCTTACCAGCCAagtcgaggaagtcgacaTCCCGCGCCAGGATGAACCCATCGCCACCAGACGAGCTTGGACGGCTTCCCGGATTTGAAGGATCCAACCAAGAGTCATTAGTAGATGAACTAGCGGCTCTCGTGTGGCCATTGGTGGCTGGTCCGGCTTCTGCTGTGGTGCCCGCGGCTCCACGGTCTTGACTCGTGAGGTGCTCCAGCACTTTGCGTCGCCCTTCTTTGTCCGGGGCCCTGAGGTGAATTACTTCTCGAACCACATGACCTCCCACAATAACGTTGTTCAACGACTCCTTGGACTGCGCTGTTGCGAGAAGAACAACCCCTGAGTTCATAGAGCAGAACTCGTGTACCATGGAGCAAATCACTTCACTGTTTTGACGGCTACGGCCATTGTCTCCTCCCACTTGCAATTCAGTTTCCACTGGGCACAACTTGTCAAGATCGTCAAGAACCACAGCGGATTTTCCACCAAGCCGGGCACACCAGGCTGCGGACATGAATAAACGGGTCAAAGTCTCCTTGATATTGGAGATTCGAGTCTCGTCAGTCACAAGTTTACGGCAGGAGAAGTACTTCACATTGAAGAGAGACTCTTTTTGTAAACGATGGGCCAAGAGTTGTCCCAGGACAGTCTTTCCAGATCCAAGACCTCCGGTTACCAAAACAGAGCAGGATTTGGAGAGATTGTCTAATGCTTGCGAAATGACTTGGTCGATGCCAACCATGGGGGGTGCAGTAGCCGGTATTGGGTCCTCCATGGCGAGACTCAACGCATTCTGTTCGGCTGGTTTTGGTATTTCTGCCTGAATTTCAAGAGGCAGCTTCGCGTCAGAACCTAACAACCACCCAAACTCTGACTTTGATGAATCAGAGTTGCTCTTCAAGGGAGGATCAAAACGAATTATAGCCCCATCGAATGCAGACACGGTTGGTTGGTTATCGGATTTCGGAAGAACCATACCATCAGTCAGGGGTCCTGTGAGTAGGCCCTTGCCTGAACCCGTGCTGCCGTAGAGAACCTTGATACGCTCCGCTAATGCATCCTTTGCGGCGATTGTATCGGATCCAAATTTCAACCCGTCCTTCCGCTTTGATACGTCCGTTAGGAACGGATAGACTTTGAGTGATTTGGTAGCGGACCGTTGCAATGGCGGAGGTGCTGCCTCAACGCGAATGATGCCACCTACCATCCCCTCTGTCCCTATTGCGGAGCAAAGGACTGAAGAAAGGGCGGCATTTTGAGTGTCCGGTGCATCAACCCAGGGAATCAACTTGGCCACAAGTTTGGTCGTAGGGGTGCCAGCATCACTAGCCTTTTGTTCCGCTTGACTCATTTGCTGCTGAGGGTCCGGTGGTGGCTTCAACCCAGAGGGCTGAACCAATGTGACACATGCCCAAGTAGCGCCGCGGAGTTCATTCGTTGCCAGCACATCAGGGTCGAGCCAGAGGCGGAAGCCCTCGttatcatcctcttcggacTCTTCATCGAAATACTGATCCGACCATTGGCGATCAAGTCCTCTAAAGTAAAGCGCACCTCGGCTAGTCTCGGATTTGGTGCTTCTACCACGTACGGTACTTCCTCCACTGCTTCGTCCGCCAGCACttctcttgctgctgccagtgACACTCCGGTTGTCACCGCGCGACACCCGCGTATTTGCCTTCGGACGAGTCTTGGGCGCGACAATAACCTCGGCATCAGGGGCAATCTTAGCGAATGGAGATGTATTCGACGGAGCAGGAGTCAGCGACGTAATGACTATATTCGCCGTAGATGTGGGAGACAGATGTAACGCTAGGGGATGCATATGATCGGCTTGCGACGTGTACGTAGGATTTGGCAAAGCGCGGATTTGTGACAAGAGATTGAGTTCCAAGAACGTCGCGTGAAGTTCGATGACTGGAGATATAATCAGCGACTGAATGCGGGCGCCAAGAGGGAATTGCAAACATACTCTCCCAATCTTCTGGTGTCAAAGGTTCAATATTGATCGTATGAGCTACCGGGGGATCGAGGTGAATAAATATGCCGACCTAAAACATCATCAGCACTACGAGAGTTGTTCAAACAGCGAAATACGCTTACTCTCTGTCCCTCACTCAAGCCGAGGACCCTCCCAAACGTGGTATCCAACTCAACCGTAGAAGCATCTTGCTCCCTTGTAGAGGATGAGTTGTTGATGCCATCTCTTCCTACAACAGGGGCAATTCTGCGTTTGCTCGGCATTCCTGTCCACCCTAGGTAACATGATCGCGGGGTATTGCTGCCATTGTTGGCGCGCCCAACGGTCGGGCGAAATTGTAGCTCGACAATCACATTCTGTGCAGTCTGGTAGACAGTCAGATGCTACTCATACTCTTAAATGCGGGAAAGTAGAGCGAGATGGGCTTACTGTGTTCGCGTTGACCAACAGAGAAACCAGCGAAGGCGGCAAGTTCACGAGGCAGTTCTTTAGAGGGACCAATGCGACCTCAGCGGTAGTGGAGGGCTTTCTGGGCGCCATTCTCAGGCGCACACTGGCAGGTTCTTGCCGGTCAAGGGCAGCGCAGAATATACAGAACCAAGAGGCAGTGAAGAAAGGGAAACGTGGATTGGGGGCATGAAAAGGAAGGCCAGCGCCGGCTTCGACCCCGGACTCCGCAGATCAAGTGCACGTCCGGCCGAGCCGAGTTGTTCCTCGATGTCGGACCGAGACTTTTTCCGCTCCGTTTCACGTGTTTCCACTTTTCTCGTTTGGGAATCGCGTTGCTGCCTTGTAAAAACGGCATGAATACCGGCGACGCGTTGTTCGCGTCCGCGACGTGCTTCGGGCCTCAGGCTGCAAATTCAACTCCTTTGCTGGTGAAATCTGTCTGGCGCCCAGCCTTCGTTTAAGTTACAAATTCCGCAACACCTAAGCCCCTCTTCTTGCAGAGCTTCCGGACACACAATTGAACCAGCTGTTCCTGTCGCGGTCGCTCCATCATGGCTTTAAACCAGTACCCTGCCCCTGTTGATTACAATGGGCAGCTTGACGC encodes:
- a CDS encoding uncharacterized protein (COG:S;~EggNog:ENOG410PJBR), whose protein sequence is MNRFRKSKKEQKEKQKKEKIKDEIVITETSVPPTPPPATTFGGMLKKGKKEEPEPKPDLDLSSALPSTDDFRTSLLMPKLSARFSMLREQDDPESMIGKASDDSVLFPKRASRLNLFGHNPTLLPDIDEVSTHSRPSFSMGRGSYASGSDGYTGDDDAQSQKGSIMSRGRRTEGNNLFGGRQKVYKIAPSGTGRSGRAVYEHDIGHSTFRPKLSETEREEVYSPHESEDAHSSVSSFNRTTYSSTASGPTLGGRTSTAATSVDEQNMATSPAQTHYSSSESVALPKPTGPGMASERGSARTRRLYGQALEQSVHSQQASALHRLESLNRQRAGTPEIPALNRSYSRSATNLRNGLQKLAIAEPSPAASRPTSPPSSATSPTRQLAEPELRPPGHSQLPLSPPVSENEEVTFMAALQPGDRGKATAMGMFNKPRTAYDENQFSRRQLQMFQGRNTPPPRQQSPAPVPASAPPQDVSARSLGFSNASHRSRPGSAASSHYSEAQRPGSRSTGKSINASPARPGHIGTFFDNSSPSETEDEGYYPSRDDYSMHNDHPAFRSRTPSKPSTPTGDENNCPLPEVRYSDLGDLKPIAEHTEHTPEQTSDTPEKPDSPTLPAGLGLSGLVRTHLRHDSDKSSILPPPSPRFPPPTDDDDTPRESTIELPQPDLASHPPTIAPPPPPIPDWRDELAAQHRRQGSTETQKEREEFENELAERRRRVQEKLRDFADESRAASPVSGRQTPDFGPKPGNAFALLKNKPSKHHLFGRGEPRGMKGLPFGGNASTPALVSEDPWAEEDRVSFPGLGNIGKHGNSSAPQVAEQPRSMRSRIASFGRRSNDDSRESSRSRGASPHTSFRARRDRSNSNTSSRSKSRSRRDRDNLTTLEEDETASDNSFSSGNGRRGVISVASSARPSIEAHDRFAYDRSSSAASGIYRPDSRSATPIHDRPFAVPAANSPSIGAPRPSPAAPPFSANATPPLYDIAGDSAATAAAIQQAQSLPQRATGHTALQKRSIDKTKISEPTFISCTSNVPTVGLPPGASLSNGMEIPPLPPMNPRRRRQTTTQTILGAFKHDSHDSNPMPVPQPDQGPPEEHSTFEDDGRSRSRSRPRNRLRKISSEGGDMNSAVSVRQTMSASASPAPTPHQPRIPMDGGMF
- a CDS encoding uncharacterized protein (COG:G,M;~EggNog:ENOG410PN77;~InterPro:IPR036291,IPR016040;~PFAM:PF13460) — translated: MQVLLLGGHGKIALHLTPLLLARAWNVTSVIRNPAHESEILALANSEKAKGKLNVLVSSLDEVQTQADAAKILNETNPDYVVWSAGAGGKGGPTRTIAVDETAAKAFISASFAHPRVSKFLLVSWIGSRRNKPSWFSDADWASSQNTFNNVLPTYAKAKLEADEFLTAHAAVRAKQVASGKANVLDAICLRPGTLSDEPATGNVNLGKIGSQGKVPREDVARVADALLARQGSKGWYDLLGGEENIGDAVERVVREGVDTVEGEDVGAIVQRFELDA
- a CDS encoding acyl--CoA ligase (COG:I;~EggNog:ENOG410PGIY;~InterPro:IPR000873,IPR020845,IPR042099,IPR025110;~PFAM:PF00501,PF13193); the protein is MPVSSQYPSVEIPNIDLWAFLLERKDKLFPDDKVIYTDADTRRSYTYKDVKQSAIAFGQGLKSIYDWRKGDVLALYTPNSIDTPVVMYGALWAGGVVSPSNPAYTVEELAFQLRDSGAKAVVTQLPVLPVARAAAKQVGIPDDHIILIGDQRDPEAKAKHFTSVRNISGATRFRRSKINPEKDLSFLVYSSGTTGVPKGVMLSHRNIVANSLQLASGEAGNIKWNGGADDKGDRVLAFLPFFHIYGLTCLVHQTLYQGYELVVMAKFDLEKWCQHVQDYKITFSYVVPPVVLLLGKHPIVEKYDLSTIRMMNSGAAPLTQELVEAVYSRLGVGIKQGYGLSETSPTTHTQPWSEWRSSVGSVGKLLPNMEARYMTMPEDGSNPAEVATGEVGELYLRGPNIFLGYHNNPAATADSISPDGWFRTGDVGYQDPKGNFYITDRVKELIKYKGFQVAPAELEGILVDNASVDDVAVIGVESAEHGTEVPVAYVVRSGKSKESGVSDADEGANIVKWLEGKVAHHKRLRGGVRFVEEIPKSASGKILRRMLKKRAQEETVAPKAKL